One Candidatus Bathyarchaeota archaeon genomic window carries:
- a CDS encoding tRNA (N(6)-L-threonylcarbamoyladenosine(37)-C(2))-methylthiotransferase, translating to MQVLVKNFGCSANTADGEVLAGCLAQAGFQLADSEADADVLIYNTCAVKGPTENRIIDALKHAPKDKKIIVAGCLPKISFERLCREVRFDGVVGPAFGKRIVDVVLRVMAGETVVETEAVAEMPQLSLPRQRTNPVVSIVPINYGCLGSCAYCCVIFARGHLQSYSIDEISKHVQSDYAAGAREFWVTSQDTACYGRDLGTNLAELLEALAGLEGDFRIRVGMMTPNWVFDIQNRLIDAFRSEKVFKFLHLPVQSGDDEVLRGMRRFYTAKQFKDIVHAFRAVFPDLTLATDVIVGFPGESVLAFENTLELLEEVKPDVVNVSKFFARPKTAAWGMQDGLVEKEEIKRRSAVASTLAKRLVAERNQRWVGWCGEVLVDERGKFEGSWVGRNFAYKPVAIQSEKNILGKSVLVRVVEACGTYLKGEALER from the coding sequence TTGCAGGTTCTAGTTAAAAACTTTGGTTGCTCCGCAAACACTGCAGATGGCGAGGTCTTAGCTGGTTGCTTAGCCCAAGCAGGGTTCCAGTTGGCAGATAGCGAAGCTGACGCTGACGTACTAATCTACAATACCTGCGCCGTAAAGGGGCCAACTGAGAACCGCATAATCGACGCGTTAAAGCATGCGCCAAAGGACAAGAAAATTATCGTTGCCGGTTGCTTGCCGAAGATTAGTTTTGAGCGTTTGTGCCGCGAAGTGCGTTTCGACGGCGTGGTGGGTCCAGCATTCGGCAAGCGGATTGTGGATGTGGTTTTGCGTGTTATGGCTGGCGAAACAGTGGTGGAGACCGAAGCAGTTGCGGAGATGCCGCAACTTAGTCTTCCAAGGCAACGCACAAACCCAGTCGTCAGCATTGTCCCGATTAATTATGGTTGTTTGGGCAGTTGCGCTTACTGCTGCGTGATTTTTGCGCGTGGACACCTGCAAAGCTACAGTATAGATGAGATTTCCAAGCATGTGCAGAGTGATTATGCGGCTGGTGCAAGAGAGTTTTGGGTAACCTCACAAGACACAGCTTGCTACGGAAGAGACCTGGGCACAAACCTTGCGGAACTCTTAGAGGCTCTGGCTGGTTTGGAGGGTGACTTTCGCATCCGAGTTGGCATGATGACACCGAACTGGGTCTTTGACATACAAAACCGCCTGATTGATGCTTTTCGCAGTGAGAAGGTTTTCAAATTTTTGCATTTGCCTGTGCAAAGCGGTGACGACGAAGTTTTGCGTGGCATGCGCAGATTCTACACAGCTAAACAATTCAAAGACATCGTACATGCGTTTCGGGCTGTGTTCCCTGATTTAACGTTGGCGACTGATGTTATTGTTGGGTTCCCAGGTGAGAGCGTTTTGGCGTTTGAGAATACGCTTGAACTTTTAGAAGAGGTTAAGCCTGATGTGGTTAATGTGTCAAAGTTTTTTGCTCGACCCAAAACAGCGGCGTGGGGCATGCAGGATGGCTTAGTCGAGAAGGAAGAGATTAAGCGGCGAAGCGCTGTTGCGTCGACGTTGGCGAAGCGTCTTGTGGCTGAGCGGAATCAGCGTTGGGTTGGCTGGTGTGGTGAGGTTTTGGTGGATGAGCGTGGTAAGTTTGAGGGGTCTTGGGTTGGACGCAACTTCGCCTACAAGCCAGTTGCCATTCAAAGCGAAAAGAATATTCTTGGCAAGAGTGTGCTGGTTCGCGTGGTTGAAGCTTGCGGGACCTATCTTAAAGGCGAAGCATTGGAAAGATAG
- a CDS encoding ribbon-helix-helix domain-containing protein, with the protein MKLITLYLPETYIKALDQLVDERFYPNRAEAIRVAIRDLISAEVWRRKGVD; encoded by the coding sequence ATGAAGCTAATAACTCTGTATCTGCCTGAAACGTATATAAAAGCTTTGGACCAGTTGGTTGACGAGCGGTTCTATCCGAATCGTGCGGAAGCCATCCGTGTCGCAATCCGTGATTTGATTAGTGCTGAAGTTTGGAGGCGAAAAGGCGTTGACTAA
- a CDS encoding DNA alkylation repair protein yields the protein MNSILEQIRADLKANTDEKTRQSAQHFFKEQIKFYGVKTPTVAKIAKKHWPSVKVLGKPELFGLCEELLRSDYTEEAFIVSAWLPQYVDKLAPADLATFKRWIEKYINNWAKCDSLCNHTVGNLIQKYPETVVELVGWAKSQNRWLKRAAAVSLIIPAKKGLFLREALEICDILLLDADDMVQKGYGWLLKEESRKHQREVFDYVVKHRKVMPRTALRYAIELMPKELKAEAMKKD from the coding sequence ATGAACAGCATTTTAGAGCAGATTAGGGCTGATTTGAAAGCGAACACAGATGAGAAAACAAGACAGAGCGCTCAGCACTTCTTTAAAGAGCAAATCAAGTTCTATGGCGTTAAGACTCCAACTGTTGCAAAGATTGCTAAAAAACATTGGCCTTCTGTCAAGGTGTTAGGTAAGCCTGAACTTTTTGGTCTTTGTGAAGAGTTGTTGCGTTCTGATTACACTGAGGAAGCGTTCATTGTTTCGGCTTGGTTACCACAATATGTCGACAAGCTTGCACCAGCGGATTTGGCGACATTTAAGCGTTGGATTGAGAAGTACATTAACAATTGGGCAAAGTGCGACAGCTTATGCAACCACACTGTCGGCAACTTAATCCAAAAATATCCTGAAACAGTTGTGGAACTTGTGGGTTGGGCTAAGAGCCAGAACCGTTGGCTGAAACGTGCTGCGGCTGTTTCGCTCATTATTCCAGCGAAGAAGGGGCTTTTTCTGAGAGAAGCTTTGGAAATCTGCGACATATTGCTTTTGGATGCGGATGATATGGTGCAGAAGGGTTATGGATGGCTACTCAAAGAGGAAAGCCGCAAGCACCAACGTGAAGTGTTTGATTACGTGGTTAAACACCGAAAAGTAATGCCTAGAACAGCGTTGCGTTATGCGATTGAGTTGATGCCGAAAGAACTCAAGGCAGAAGCAATGAAGAAAGATTAG
- a CDS encoding methionine-R-sulfoxide reductase, which translates to MTVSQQDKYRQLTPEEEQVIINKGTEMPFTGKYYAFWEKGTYVCKRCGAKLYRSESKFESNCGWPSFDDEIPGAVKRLPDPDGARTEIQCANCGAHLGHVFVGERFTEKNTRHCVNSISMDFIPDKNRTAP; encoded by the coding sequence ATGACGGTTTCTCAACAAGACAAATACAGACAACTCACTCCTGAGGAAGAACAAGTCATAATAAACAAAGGCACAGAAATGCCCTTCACAGGCAAATACTACGCTTTCTGGGAAAAAGGCACCTACGTCTGCAAGCGTTGCGGAGCAAAACTGTACCGTTCAGAGAGCAAATTTGAATCCAACTGCGGCTGGCCAAGCTTCGACGACGAAATCCCCGGCGCAGTAAAACGCCTCCCTGACCCTGATGGCGCGCGCACGGAAATCCAATGCGCCAACTGTGGTGCCCACTTGGGCCATGTTTTCGTTGGAGAGCGTTTTACTGAGAAGAACACTCGGCACTGCGTGAACTCAATTTCAATGGATTTTATCCCCGACAAAAATAGGACTGCCCCTTAG